A window of the Candidatus Eisenbacteria bacterium genome harbors these coding sequences:
- a CDS encoding methionine synthase → MPRGLWTTTVGSFPKPPHLERARNQFARGEISAERLNELEREATIEVIRSQEEIGLDILVDGELYRGDMTTFFAERMDGFQISNPVRSYGNRYYRKPVATGPVRRTDPWTVDWWKFAQSQTSKPVKGMLTGPYTMMDWSFNEHYPSREALAMDLAEAIREEAIALVEAGAKFVQVDEPAISVRPEELKLAVRALGRAVEGVKAKTITHICYGDFDVIYPALLDLPVDMIDLEMANSRYDLLDRFRQHRFTKEIGYGVLDVHSHRIETKEEVKQGILRGLEILKPEQMYIDPDCGLKTRTVEEAKEKLAVMVAAVREVRKERGITA, encoded by the coding sequence ATGCCGCGTGGACTCTGGACGACGACCGTCGGGAGCTTTCCGAAGCCGCCGCACCTCGAGCGCGCGCGGAACCAGTTCGCCCGCGGCGAAATCTCCGCCGAGCGACTGAACGAGCTCGAGCGGGAAGCCACGATCGAGGTGATCCGCTCCCAGGAGGAAATCGGGCTCGATATTCTGGTCGATGGAGAGCTCTATCGCGGCGACATGACCACCTTCTTCGCGGAGCGGATGGACGGGTTTCAGATCTCGAACCCGGTCCGCTCCTACGGAAACCGCTATTACCGAAAGCCCGTCGCCACGGGCCCGGTGCGGCGCACCGACCCCTGGACGGTGGATTGGTGGAAATTCGCCCAGAGCCAGACGTCGAAGCCGGTGAAGGGGATGCTGACGGGCCCGTACACGATGATGGACTGGTCCTTCAACGAGCACTATCCGTCGCGCGAGGCGCTGGCCATGGATCTGGCCGAGGCGATTCGCGAAGAGGCGATCGCGCTCGTGGAGGCGGGAGCGAAGTTCGTCCAGGTGGACGAGCCGGCGATCTCGGTGCGCCCGGAGGAGCTCAAGCTCGCGGTCCGGGCCCTTGGCCGCGCCGTGGAGGGCGTGAAGGCGAAGACCATCACGCATATCTGCTATGGCGATTTCGACGTGATCTACCCCGCGCTCCTCGATCTCCCGGTCGACATGATCGATCTCGAGATGGCGAACAGCCGCTACGACCTCCTGGACCGGTTCCGGCAGCATCGTTTCACGAAGGAGATCGGGTACGGCGTGCTCGACGTGCACTCGCATCGGATCGAGACCAAGGAGGAGGTGAAACAGGGAATCCTCCGCGGCCTCGAGATATTGAAGCCGGAGCAAATGTACATCGATCCCGACTGCGGCCTGAAAACGCGCACCGTGGAGGAAGCGAAGGAAAAGCTCGCCGTGATGGTGGCGGCCGTGCGCGAGGTGCGGAAGGAGCGTGGCATCACGGCGTGA
- a CDS encoding efflux RND transporter periplasmic adaptor subunit codes for MEIRPEPDVEAGEGDADGPVHDDGLVLQRALSVARGAGHGSGRGDSRRGDRARGGGSEVRPGGRAGDLGAPGGAQARGPGPWPRRGGREGEDHHAYLLWRFRRDLPRAPRSPGRHDRSRDGEQPLRPPGPVPAASFHEGDRVRRARRALASDRDQGGGETGNPPRPRDIEAGANVHRSRLRPENAHRGGSEGKARRDGGGRARGAEGAWHHGVTPDSPVDLSGLKIDRDAPAPGTGRPRRAILWGAFTVVALAGAAFAYRALNPVSVPVGVARAEPLGGVPGAGGAEILTANGYVVARQRASVSTEVAGRLNQLFVEEGSRVRRGQVLGVLQNADQKSALASARAALASAEAREAEAAATARETALARGRAVQLHSKGLVSQSELDRAVASDDVAHARVQSAEAETRNTSARVQSAQVDYDKTFIRAPFAGAVLRKEAEVGEIVSPIPSTGGLTRGAIVTMANLATLEVEADVNEGYVSRVHEGMRAEITLDAYPEERFPGHVRQIVPTADRQKATVLVKVAFDRLDPRVLPEMGVKTTFLADAGAVAGKSPAAAAVVAIPKRAVREAEGRAVVYVVEGGRAVMRGVSPRPLAGDRVAVSGGLAPGELVIVEAPSTLGDKSRVRVK; via the coding sequence GTGGAAATTCGCCCAGAGCCAGACGTCGAAGCCGGTGAAGGGGATGCTGACGGGCCCGTACACGATGATGGACTGGTCCTTCAACGAGCACTATCCGTCGCGCGAGGCGCTGGCCATGGATCTGGCCGAGGCGATTCGCGAAGAGGCGATCGCGCTCGTGGAGGCGGGAGCGAAGTTCGTCCAGGTGGACGAGCCGGCGATCTCGGTGCGCCCGGAGGAGCTCAAGCTCGCGGTCCGGGCCCTTGGCCGCGCCGTGGAGGGCGTGAAGGCGAAGACCATCACGCATATCTGCTATGGCGATTTCGACGTGATCTACCCCGCGCTCCTCGATCTCCCGGTCGACATGATCGATCTCGAGATGGCGAACAGCCGCTACGACCTCCTGGACCGGTTCCGGCAGCATCGTTTCACGAAGGAGATCGGGTACGGCGTGCTCGACGTGCACTCGCATCGGATCGAGACCAAGGAGGAGGTGAAACAGGGAATCCTCCGCGGCCTCGAGATATTGAAGCCGGAGCAAATGTACATCGATCCCGACTGCGGCCTGAAAACGCGCACCGTGGAGGAAGCGAAGGAAAAGCTCGCCGTGATGGTGGCGGCCGTGCGCGAGGTGCGGAAGGAGCGTGGCATCACGGCGTGACCCCGGATAGCCCGGTCGATCTCTCCGGTCTCAAGATCGACCGCGACGCGCCGGCTCCCGGAACCGGCCGCCCGAGGCGCGCCATCCTCTGGGGCGCGTTCACGGTGGTGGCGCTGGCCGGGGCAGCCTTCGCCTACCGCGCTTTGAATCCCGTCTCCGTTCCGGTCGGGGTGGCCCGCGCGGAGCCCCTGGGAGGGGTTCCCGGCGCGGGAGGCGCGGAGATCCTGACGGCGAACGGCTACGTTGTGGCGCGCCAGCGCGCCTCCGTCTCGACCGAGGTGGCGGGGCGGCTGAACCAGCTTTTCGTCGAGGAAGGGAGCCGGGTCCGGAGGGGGCAGGTCCTCGGGGTGCTCCAAAACGCGGATCAAAAGTCCGCGCTCGCGAGCGCACGGGCGGCGCTCGCCTCGGCGGAGGCCCGCGAAGCGGAGGCCGCGGCCACCGCGCGCGAGACCGCTCTCGCGAGGGGGCGCGCCGTCCAGCTCCACTCGAAGGGGCTCGTGAGCCAGTCCGAGCTCGATCGGGCGGTCGCGAGCGATGACGTGGCGCACGCCCGCGTCCAGAGCGCCGAGGCGGAGACAAGGAACACGTCGGCCCGGGTCCAGTCGGCCCAGGTCGATTACGACAAGACGTTCATCCGCGCGCCCTTCGCGGGAGCGGTGCTCCGGAAGGAAGCGGAAGTCGGCGAAATCGTGAGCCCGATTCCCTCCACCGGCGGGCTCACGCGCGGGGCGATCGTGACGATGGCGAACCTCGCGACGCTGGAAGTCGAAGCGGACGTGAACGAGGGCTATGTCTCCCGGGTGCACGAGGGCATGCGGGCCGAGATCACCCTGGACGCCTATCCCGAGGAGCGCTTCCCCGGCCACGTGAGGCAGATCGTTCCGACCGCGGACCGCCAGAAGGCGACGGTTCTCGTGAAGGTCGCGTTTGATCGGCTGGATCCGCGCGTCCTTCCCGAGATGGGCGTCAAGACCACGTTCCTCGCGGACGCCGGGGCCGTCGCGGGAAAGAGCCCGGCGGCCGCGGCGGTGGTCGCGATCCCGAAACGCGCGGTGCGCGAGGCCGAGGGCCGCGCGGTGGTCTACGTCGTGGAGGGAGGGCGCGCGGTCATGCGGGGCGTGTCGCCGCGCCCCCTCGCCGGCGACCGCGTGGCGGTGAGCGGGGGTTTGGCTCCCGGGGAGCTCGTGATCGTGGAGGCTCCGTCCACGCTGGGTGACAAGAGCCGCGTCCGTGTCAAATAG
- a CDS encoding ABC transporter ATP-binding protein: protein MVHLHDVHKVYHRDRIEVPVLQGINLDVREGEFLALMGPSGSGKSTLLNLIAGIDTPTQGEVRVAGESLGTLKPSRLAAWRARHIGFIFQLYNLIPVLTAFQNVELPLLLTRLSARERKKRVLFALGLVGLEGRAKHFPRQLSGGEEQRVAIARAIVADPTLLVADEPTGDLDARNAAEILTLLKRLNEELKKTILMVTHDPHAAESAHVIFHLDKGVLQP from the coding sequence CTGGTCCATCTTCACGACGTGCACAAGGTCTATCACCGGGACCGGATCGAGGTCCCTGTGTTGCAGGGAATCAACCTGGACGTGAGGGAAGGGGAATTCCTCGCCCTGATGGGGCCCAGCGGCTCGGGAAAATCGACGCTGCTCAACCTGATCGCGGGAATCGACACCCCGACCCAGGGGGAGGTGCGCGTCGCGGGGGAATCCCTGGGAACCCTGAAGCCCTCGCGCCTCGCCGCGTGGCGCGCCCGGCACATCGGTTTCATCTTTCAGCTCTACAACCTGATTCCCGTGTTGACCGCCTTTCAAAACGTGGAGCTGCCGCTCCTTCTCACGCGGCTCTCCGCGAGGGAAAGGAAGAAGCGCGTGCTCTTCGCCCTCGGGCTGGTCGGGCTCGAGGGCCGCGCCAAGCACTTCCCACGCCAGCTCTCGGGGGGCGAGGAGCAGCGCGTCGCCATCGCGCGCGCGATCGTGGCCGATCCGACTCTTCTGGTCGCGGACGAGCCCACGGGGGACCTCGACGCGAGGAACGCGGCCGAAATCCTCACGCTCTTGAAGCGTCTGAATGAGGAGCTGAAAAAAACCATCCTCATGGTGACCCACGATCCCCACGCGGCGGAGAGCGCGCACGTGATCTTCCATCTGGACAAGGGCGTGCTCCAGCCTTGA
- a CDS encoding FtsX-like permease family protein, with amino-acid sequence MKYLGLIFANLMRSKRRTFLTVFSIAIALFLFCTLRTVITSFEASLRASQATRLVVRHAASLVFPLPLAYRERLSRVPGVTGISYGNWFGGFYQDPKNQFAQFAMDVPTLLDLFPEVILPAGQAEAFRSERTACIIGAALARKYGWKLGDQIPIMGTIFPGEWRFVVRGIYTGQTKDVDENTLFFHWDYLNESLPEGRKSLVGIYWLRIASPDLAASVSGRVDALFENSPQPTKTETEKAFQAGFISMIGNVQLLLTIIGSAIVFAIMLVTINTMMMAARERTTEIAVLKTLGFSDGLILRLVGGEALFLSLLGGGLGCGLAALVFRESDFTGGGFFPNFRVLPETVLLGLVLAALMGLLSGVAPAVQAARLQVASALRRVA; translated from the coding sequence TTGAAGTACCTCGGGCTCATCTTCGCCAATCTCATGCGCTCGAAGCGGCGGACCTTCCTCACGGTCTTCTCGATCGCGATCGCGCTCTTTCTCTTCTGCACGTTGCGGACGGTGATCACCTCCTTCGAGGCCTCGTTAAGGGCCTCGCAGGCCACGCGGCTCGTGGTGCGCCACGCGGCCTCCCTCGTCTTCCCGCTGCCGCTGGCGTATCGCGAGCGGCTCTCCCGGGTTCCCGGCGTGACCGGCATCTCCTACGGCAACTGGTTCGGCGGCTTTTACCAGGACCCGAAGAATCAATTCGCCCAGTTCGCGATGGACGTCCCCACGCTTCTGGACCTCTTCCCGGAAGTGATTCTCCCCGCCGGACAGGCGGAGGCGTTCCGTTCGGAGCGAACGGCGTGCATCATCGGGGCAGCGCTCGCCCGGAAGTACGGGTGGAAGCTGGGGGACCAGATTCCCATCATGGGGACGATTTTCCCCGGCGAATGGCGCTTCGTGGTGCGCGGGATCTACACCGGGCAGACCAAGGACGTCGACGAGAACACGCTCTTCTTCCACTGGGACTACCTGAACGAATCGCTTCCCGAGGGGAGGAAGAGCCTCGTGGGCATCTACTGGCTTCGAATCGCATCCCCCGATCTCGCGGCTTCCGTGAGCGGTCGCGTGGACGCCCTCTTCGAGAACAGCCCGCAGCCGACCAAGACGGAAACCGAGAAAGCCTTCCAGGCCGGCTTCATTTCCATGATCGGGAACGTCCAGCTCCTGCTCACCATCATCGGCTCGGCGATCGTGTTCGCGATCATGCTCGTCACGATCAACACCATGATGATGGCCGCGCGCGAGCGGACCACCGAGATCGCCGTGCTCAAGACCCTGGGTTTCTCCGACGGCCTCATCCTGCGCCTCGTCGGCGGAGAGGCGCTCTTCCTCTCCCTGTTGGGAGGTGGCCTGGGCTGCGGTCTCGCGGCGCTCGTCTTCCGGGAATCCGATTTCACCGGGGGAGGATTCTTCCCGAATTTCCGCGTCCTGCCGGAAACCGTCCTCCTCGGGCTGGTCTTGGCCGCTCTGATGGGCCTCTTGAGCGGGGTCGCCCCCGCCGTTCAGGCCGCCCGTCTCCAGGTCGCATCCGCGCTGCGCAGGGTCGCCTGA
- a CDS encoding FtsX-like permease family protein: MAVPLAYNLRNLSARKVSTVLTALGIGLVSWVFIFTLALAGGFQSALQATGSHANAIVIRSGSTAELTSIVAREAAASIESQPEIARALDGAPLATHELVVLWNLERKNGTQANVVVRGVTARSIALRPKLHLVQGRMFRPGLEEVVVGKLAEARIAHCTMGDRIKLAGRQWSIVGVFDAQGTAFDSEIWGDVELFMPVFDRPVYQSVTFRLDEPSHFGAIQKRLEADPRMSVQVKHEDEFYAAQSATLATLLRGLGLFVTLVMALGAVFGALNTMYAAVGSRTKEIGTLLALGFSRGSILTSFLIESVLLATLGGLLGSLMALPVNGITTSTMNFASFSEIAFRFQVTPTMLLSGMIFAAIMGALGGFFPSRKAARRVIVEALREA; this comes from the coding sequence ATGGCCGTCCCGCTCGCCTACAACCTCCGCAATCTCTCCGCGCGCAAGGTGAGCACCGTCTTGACCGCGCTCGGGATCGGTCTCGTCTCCTGGGTCTTCATCTTCACGTTGGCCCTGGCGGGGGGATTCCAGTCGGCGCTCCAGGCGACCGGGTCCCACGCGAACGCGATCGTGATCCGGAGCGGCTCGACCGCCGAGCTGACGAGCATCGTGGCGCGCGAAGCGGCCGCGTCGATCGAGAGCCAACCGGAGATCGCCCGGGCATTGGACGGAGCCCCGCTCGCGACGCACGAGCTCGTCGTGCTCTGGAATCTCGAGCGGAAGAACGGAACCCAGGCCAACGTGGTCGTGCGCGGCGTCACAGCCAGGTCGATCGCGCTCCGCCCGAAACTCCACCTCGTCCAGGGTCGCATGTTCCGGCCGGGCCTCGAGGAGGTGGTCGTCGGGAAGCTCGCCGAGGCGAGGATCGCCCACTGCACGATGGGAGATCGCATCAAGCTCGCCGGACGCCAGTGGTCCATCGTGGGCGTGTTCGACGCGCAAGGGACCGCGTTCGATTCGGAGATCTGGGGGGATGTGGAGCTCTTCATGCCGGTCTTCGACAGGCCGGTCTATCAGAGCGTCACGTTTCGCCTGGATGAGCCCTCGCACTTCGGCGCGATCCAGAAGCGCCTGGAAGCCGATCCGAGAATGAGCGTCCAGGTGAAACACGAAGACGAGTTCTATGCGGCGCAGTCCGCCACGCTCGCCACGCTTCTGCGAGGGCTCGGGCTCTTCGTCACGCTGGTGATGGCGCTCGGCGCTGTTTTCGGCGCGCTCAACACGATGTACGCGGCGGTCGGCTCGCGCACGAAGGAGATCGGGACGCTCCTGGCCCTCGGCTTCTCGCGCGGATCGATTCTCACTTCCTTTCTCATCGAATCGGTGCTCCTCGCGACGCTGGGCGGCCTCCTGGGCTCGCTCATGGCGCTTCCCGTGAACGGGATCACGACGAGCACGATGAACTTCGCCTCCTTCAGCGAGATCGCCTTCCGCTTCCAGGTCACGCCCACGATGCTCCTCTCGGGCATGATCTTCGCCGCCATCATGGGCGCGCTCGGCGGATTCTTCCCTTCGCGCAAGGCGGCGCGACGGGTCATCGTCGAAGCGCTCCGCGAGGCCTGA
- the hemC gene encoding hydroxymethylbilane synthase has translation MSKNRIKIGVRDNRLGRILGEQVAELLKPHVGSAACVLVPVGHAAERGRGNSARWPGLPLEEALVQGEIDIAVQNMKDVPPEPAQGIVLAAVTERFTPFDVLIARDGIIMDELPEGSAISAHTPIRRAQLLHYRDDFSIVDFSGSLEERMRKLEMGEVDGLVVSASAVEHLGYQDRVTEVFTTEVVVPAPGQGALGLEVLKGSKELLKAAKHLDDAVARAEIAAERAFQREVTGDPSVPIGALAKLDGNTLHLEGVIADREGIKIYRDEEEGKAGDEEQIGVRLARRLLLDGARALLSPAESSH, from the coding sequence ATGAGCAAGAACCGAATCAAAATCGGCGTCCGCGACAACCGATTGGGGCGCATCTTGGGCGAGCAGGTCGCCGAGCTCCTGAAGCCGCACGTCGGATCCGCCGCCTGTGTGCTCGTTCCGGTCGGGCATGCCGCCGAGCGGGGACGCGGCAATTCCGCCCGATGGCCCGGACTTCCCCTGGAGGAGGCGCTGGTTCAGGGCGAGATCGACATCGCGGTCCAGAACATGAAGGACGTGCCTCCCGAGCCGGCCCAGGGCATCGTGCTCGCGGCGGTGACCGAACGATTCACGCCCTTTGATGTGCTCATCGCGCGCGATGGGATCATCATGGACGAGCTGCCGGAGGGATCCGCGATCAGCGCCCACACGCCGATCCGGCGCGCGCAGCTTTTGCATTACCGGGATGATTTCTCCATCGTGGATTTCTCGGGAAGCCTCGAGGAGCGGATGCGGAAGCTCGAGATGGGCGAAGTCGACGGGCTCGTGGTCTCGGCTTCGGCGGTCGAGCACCTGGGATACCAGGACCGGGTCACCGAGGTTTTCACGACCGAGGTGGTCGTCCCGGCCCCGGGACAGGGCGCGCTCGGCCTGGAGGTCCTGAAGGGGTCGAAGGAGCTCCTCAAGGCGGCCAAGCATCTCGATGACGCGGTCGCGCGCGCGGAGATCGCGGCGGAGCGCGCCTTCCAGCGCGAGGTGACGGGCGATCCGTCCGTCCCCATCGGCGCCCTCGCGAAGCTCGACGGCAACACGCTCCATCTCGAGGGCGTGATCGCGGACCGGGAAGGGATCAAGATCTACCGCGACGAAGAAGAAGGAAAGGCCGGGGATGAAGAGCAGATCGGGGTGCGGCTCGCGCGCCGTCTCCTGCTCGACGGGGCCCGCGCCCTCCTTTCCCCCGCCGAAAGCTCCCACTAG
- the serS gene encoding serine--tRNA ligase, with product MLDLKRIRTETDRVREAIAFKKTQADLDRYLLLDEQRRELLAEAERLKHERNAVSEEIGRLKRAGKDAPDKVAAMKRVGEEIKTLDARIAGLESELEKILVWIPNVPHPSVPRAGDAAGNVVVRESGTFRKLGFKPKQHWELAESLGLLDFDRAGKIAGAGFLLFTGRGARLERALIQFMIDSATRRGYTEVWAPHLVRRECLFGTGQLPKLEEDMYRVQGEDLFLNPTAEVPITNIYREETLDGGRLPINHVGYCASYRREAGAYGRETRGMIRVHQFDKVELVKLVRPETSYDEHEKLLADAEAVLDALELPHRVVLLAAGDLSFAGAKCYDLETWAPGEDRWLEVSSCSNFEDFQARRAGIRFRPGPGAKAEYVHTLNASGLALPRTFATLLEYHQTERGSVRLPDALLPYWDGEREIGPV from the coding sequence ATGCTCGATCTCAAGCGCATCCGCACCGAGACCGATCGCGTGCGGGAGGCCATCGCATTCAAAAAAACCCAGGCGGACCTGGACCGGTACCTGCTCCTCGACGAACAAAGGCGCGAGCTCCTTGCCGAAGCCGAGCGGCTGAAGCACGAGCGGAACGCCGTCTCGGAGGAAATCGGCCGTCTCAAGCGCGCGGGGAAAGACGCCCCCGACAAGGTCGCGGCGATGAAACGGGTCGGGGAGGAGATCAAGACGCTCGATGCGCGAATCGCCGGCCTGGAATCGGAGCTCGAGAAGATCCTCGTATGGATCCCCAATGTCCCGCACCCTTCGGTCCCGCGAGCCGGGGACGCCGCGGGGAATGTCGTCGTGCGCGAGTCAGGCACGTTCCGCAAGCTCGGATTCAAGCCCAAGCAGCATTGGGAGCTCGCCGAGTCGCTCGGGCTCCTCGACTTCGACCGCGCCGGGAAGATCGCGGGCGCGGGGTTTCTGCTTTTCACCGGACGCGGCGCCCGTCTCGAGCGCGCGCTCATCCAATTCATGATCGATTCGGCGACCCGGCGGGGCTATACGGAGGTGTGGGCGCCGCATCTCGTCAGGCGGGAATGCCTCTTCGGGACCGGGCAGCTCCCCAAGCTCGAGGAGGACATGTACCGGGTGCAGGGCGAGGATCTGTTCCTCAATCCCACGGCCGAAGTGCCGATCACCAACATCTACCGCGAGGAGACCCTGGACGGGGGAAGGCTCCCCATCAATCACGTCGGCTACTGCGCGAGCTATCGTAGGGAAGCGGGCGCCTACGGCCGCGAGACGCGCGGGATGATCCGCGTCCATCAGTTCGACAAGGTGGAGCTGGTCAAGCTCGTGCGCCCCGAGACATCCTACGACGAGCATGAAAAGCTGCTCGCCGACGCGGAGGCGGTGCTCGACGCGCTCGAGCTGCCGCACCGGGTCGTGCTCCTGGCGGCGGGGGACTTGAGCTTCGCCGGAGCCAAGTGCTACGACCTCGAAACGTGGGCGCCCGGGGAGGACCGGTGGCTCGAGGTCTCCTCCTGCAGCAATTTTGAGGATTTCCAGGCCCGCCGCGCGGGAATTCGTTTCCGCCCCGGGCCCGGGGCGAAGGCAGAGTACGTCCACACCCTGAACGCCTCGGGATTGGCGCTCCCGCGCACGTTCGCGACGCTCCTCGAGTACCACCAGACCGAACGCGGATCCGTGCGCCTCCCGGACGCGCTCCTGCCCTACTGGGACGGCGAACGGGAGATCGGGCCCGTCTGA
- a CDS encoding HAMP domain-containing histidine kinase: protein MPDLRTARPRTVRPLPYKVFLFLAIVALMAALVLHSNYLISRLNNETQNLCYVLARFFAVSTFPVAEDPSLIPIFREVVGNINFPIILTDTGGIPRAWKHIGIPPAAVPDSVLQRAAETGIIPPAVKRIQDAAAKLDRRHAPIPVERLGNPGVLGMVHYGEPSLVAKLRWIPYVEFGVVFALLVFGFVGFRAIVAAEQRSLWAALAKETAHQLGTPLSSLLGWSAHLREMAAGADRTPERIEAIASEIDLDLDRLNKVAFRFSQVGSVPALKEGDLTQVVAGVVGYFRHRLPHLGHEVEIAERYEAIPRVAFHKELIEWVVENLIRNAIDAADKPRGTIEVELGWRRERREVELRVKDNGRGMTPAERRRAFSPGFSTKRRGWGLGLALARRVVREYHRGKISIVESVPGQGTTVAVALPVAPSPNPGSA from the coding sequence ATGCCCGATCTCCGCACCGCCCGGCCGCGGACGGTCCGGCCGCTGCCGTACAAGGTGTTTCTCTTCCTCGCGATCGTTGCCCTCATGGCGGCGCTCGTGCTTCACTCGAACTATCTGATCAGCCGGCTCAACAACGAAACCCAGAACCTCTGCTACGTCCTCGCCCGGTTTTTCGCGGTCTCCACGTTTCCGGTCGCCGAGGACCCGTCGTTGATCCCGATCTTCCGCGAGGTCGTGGGGAACATCAATTTTCCGATCATCCTCACGGACACCGGAGGCATCCCACGCGCGTGGAAGCACATCGGCATCCCTCCGGCGGCCGTTCCCGATTCGGTTCTCCAGCGCGCGGCCGAGACGGGCATCATTCCGCCCGCCGTGAAGAGGATCCAGGACGCCGCCGCGAAGCTCGATCGTAGGCACGCGCCCATCCCGGTCGAGCGGCTTGGAAATCCGGGCGTGCTCGGAATGGTCCACTACGGCGAGCCCTCGCTGGTCGCCAAGCTTCGATGGATCCCCTACGTCGAGTTCGGCGTGGTTTTCGCGCTGCTTGTCTTTGGATTTGTCGGCTTTCGCGCCATCGTGGCCGCGGAGCAGCGATCGCTCTGGGCCGCGCTCGCCAAGGAAACCGCGCACCAGCTCGGAACGCCCCTGTCCTCGCTCCTCGGCTGGTCCGCTCACCTGCGCGAGATGGCCGCGGGCGCGGATCGGACCCCGGAGCGGATCGAGGCGATCGCATCCGAGATCGATCTCGATCTGGATCGGCTCAACAAGGTCGCTTTCCGGTTCAGCCAGGTCGGCTCCGTTCCCGCGCTCAAGGAGGGGGATCTAACGCAGGTCGTGGCAGGGGTGGTGGGCTATTTTCGCCACCGCCTCCCGCACCTGGGACATGAGGTGGAGATCGCGGAGCGCTACGAGGCGATTCCCAGGGTCGCTTTCCACAAAGAGCTGATCGAATGGGTGGTCGAGAACCTGATTCGAAACGCGATCGACGCCGCCGACAAGCCCAGAGGAACGATCGAGGTGGAATTGGGCTGGCGGCGGGAACGGCGCGAAGTGGAGCTCAGGGTCAAGGACAACGGGCGCGGCATGACGCCCGCGGAGCGGCGACGCGCGTTTTCGCCGGGGTTCAGCACGAAGCGGCGAGGGTGGGGGCTGGGTCTCGCGCTTGCGAGGCGCGTCGTTCGCGAGTATCATCGCGGAAAGATCTCGATCGTGGAATCCGTGCCCGGCCAGGGAACGACCGTGGCCGTCGCGCTGCCCGTAGCCCCTTCCCCGAACCCCGGTTCCGCGTAA